From Haloarcula sp. CBA1127, a single genomic window includes:
- a CDS encoding isopentenyl phosphate kinase has translation MTVVLKLGGSVITEKDEPETVDRTALSAAVSAIADSAVGEDIVIVHGGGSFGHHHAADYGVSTTEGTHDVAGVQAIHGAMCRLNAAVVDALSEAGVPAVPVHPFSAAARDADGDLSLPTAQVTTLLDEGFVPVLHGDLVVHTGAGATVLSGDELVVELAPAVDADRVGVCSTVPGVLDEDGVVIDRVEAFEAVASALGGSDATDVSGGMAGKVRALLALSAPALVFGPDALSAFLAGESPGTTIAGDDAG, from the coding sequence ATGACAGTCGTCCTCAAACTCGGCGGGAGCGTCATCACGGAAAAAGATGAACCCGAGACGGTCGACCGAACCGCACTGTCGGCCGCGGTGTCAGCTATCGCCGACTCGGCAGTCGGCGAGGACATCGTCATCGTGCACGGCGGCGGGAGCTTCGGCCACCACCACGCCGCCGACTACGGCGTCAGCACGACCGAGGGAACTCACGACGTGGCGGGCGTACAGGCCATCCACGGTGCGATGTGCCGCCTCAACGCCGCTGTCGTAGATGCACTCTCCGAGGCAGGAGTTCCGGCTGTTCCGGTCCACCCGTTCTCGGCGGCCGCACGCGACGCCGACGGCGACCTCTCACTGCCGACGGCGCAGGTCACGACGCTGCTTGATGAGGGGTTCGTCCCAGTCCTTCACGGCGACCTCGTCGTACATACCGGCGCGGGCGCGACGGTTCTGAGCGGCGACGAACTGGTCGTCGAACTCGCGCCCGCTGTCGATGCTGACCGCGTCGGCGTCTGTTCGACCGTTCCTGGCGTGCTCGACGAAGACGGGGTCGTTATCGACCGCGTCGAGGCATTCGAGGCTGTAGCATCAGCCCTTGGTGGGAGCGATGCGACGGACGTGTCGGGCGGGATGGCCGGCAAGGTCCGTGCGCTGCTCGCACTCTCGGCCCCTGCGCTCGTGTTCGGCCCCGACGCGCTCTCTGCGTTTCTCGCCGGTGAGAGTCCGGGGACGACTATCGCTGGTGATGACGCTGGCTGA